Below is a window of Hydrogenimonas sp. DNA.
GTTCCCGTTTCAGAGAGCTCGCCCTGATAGAGAACATTCAGCGTGAAGCTCTCAACCCGATAGAGCTGGCAAGATCGTACAAAGAGCTCATAGAAGAGTACGGCATAACCCAGGAGGAGCTCGCCAGGACAATTCACAAAAGCAGGGCACAGATAACCAACACTCTCAGGCTTCTGCAGTTGGATGATTATGTACTGGAAAAGTTGGCTTCCGGCCAGATTTCACAGGGGCATGCGAAGGTGCTGGTCGGACTAGATGAAAAGAATCAGCGTATCGTATGTGATACTGTAACCGGGCAGAAGCTCAGCGTACGAGAGACGGAGCAGCTCGTTTCCAATCTCAAGAGAGAGCCCGAAAGAAGAGACAGGAAGCAAAACCAGGCTCCCGCTGAAAATTTCGACCTGACGCCATATGCCGACATCATTAAAGAGCATATCCCTTTCAAAGTGAAGGTGAAAAAAGGGAGAGTGGAGATCGAGCTGAAAGATGAGGGGGACCTGAAATCTTTTCTGAAAAGGTTTTCAAAGTAGTCTTTCGGTTTGCGGTCCGACAGAGGCGGAAGCCGGACTGTTTAGATTATCCTTAATTTTTAATTTTGGATAAATATGATAACATTGCCCAATTTTTTGAAAGGAGAGTGTGCATGCTGGATATCGTTCCTTCTTTGATGCTGGTTGTCGCAGTGGTTTTTCTAGTGCTGCTTATACTGCTGAACAGCTGGCTCTACCAACCGCTCTTGGCGTTCATCGACGAGCGTGACAAGAGTATCCGCAAAGATTTAGAAAATGCCAGTTCGACCGGTTCTGAAGTCGAAGAGCTTAAAGCCAAGACGGAGGCTATCATTACGGAGGCCAAGAATGAAGCAGCCGCATTGAGAGCCAGGACAGTAGAGGAGTCCAAGCTCCTTGCCATGAGTAAAATAGAGGCTAAAAAAGAGGAGCTGGAGAAGAGGTATCAGGGGTTTCTGGATGACCTGAAAAAAGAGGAGGAGCAGCTCAAAAGCGAGTTGCTTTCCCAGCTACCGCTTTTCAAAGAGTCTTTGAAAGCCAAGTTCAGTCAAATCTAAAGGAGAGAATGTGCGAAAAATATTGTTGACGGCGGCACTTTTCCTTCCCGCTATGCTCTTTGCTTCGGAAGCTGAGGTTTCAAGCGGCGGGACAGACTTTATTCCCCGTCTGGTAAACTTCATAATTTTCGTAGCGATACTCTACTATTTTGCAGCAGAGCCGATCAAGAACTTCTTCAAGGGCAGAACGGCCGATATTGCCTCCCGTCTTGAAGAGGTCCAGAACAGGCTGAAAGCTACGAAAAAAGCCAAAGAGGATGCTCTGGCTGAGTATGAAGCGGCACAGGCTACTGCGGAAGAGATTATAGAGGCTGCTAAAAAAGAGTCTCAGCTTCTTGCGAAAAAGCTTGACGAACAGCTGCATAACGAACTGGAAAATCTCGAAAAACTCCAGGAAGAGAAGATGGAAGTAGAGAAGCGACAGATGGTAAGAAAGACCGTATCGGAAGTCCTCTCCGAACTGTTCGAAAGCGATGCCATAGGTATGGATGAGAAGAAATTTGTCAATCTCATCATGAAGAAGGTGGCCTGATATGGAGATGTTGGTAGCTAAACGGTATGTCAAGGCTCTTATGGAAGCGGTCGGCGACAAGAAAGTCTCGGCAACTACAAAAAGTCTTGAGAAGATTGCAAAAGCGTTTGAAGATAAAAAGTTTGCAGAACTCATGATCTCTCCGGAGGTCAAGAAGAGCCAGAAAGAGGAGCTGGTACTGGCGATTGCCGGTGAAAAGTGCGATCCGAAAATCGCAAATTTTATAAGGGTCCTCAATCTGCACGGAAGGCTTGGGCTTATTCCAGAAGTTGTCAACCTTCTTCAAAAAGAGCTTCAAAGACGCTCCAATCGTTACGAAGGCGTGGTTGAGAGCAGTACCAGGCTCGAGAAGAAGTTACTGGGTGAGCTCGAGAAATCACTCTCTAAATATGTGAACGCGACGGTAGTGTTGCGCCAGGTAAAGGCTGAAGGTGAAGGAATCAAGGTAGTTATTGAAGATCTGGGGCTTGAGGCGAGCTTTTCGAAAGAGCGCGTAGCTTCGGATATGATAAACCACATTTTAAAAGCTTTGTAAAAACAGAAAGGAGATTCGGTAGTGTCTAAACTTCAAGCAGATGAGATCAGCTCGATCATAAAAGAGCGTATCGAGAATTTTGAGTTAAGTGTCGATATCGATGAGACAGGAAAAGTTGTCAGCATAGCTGACGGTATAGCACAGGTATTCGGCCTGAACAACGTTATGGCCGGTGAGATGGTCGAATTCGAAAACGGCGAGCGCGGGATCGTACTGAACCTCGAAGAGGCCAGTGTCGGTGTCGTCATTCTCGGAAAAGGGCTCGGCGTACGTGAGGGTATGAGCGTTAAACGTCTCGGTCAACTTCTCAAGGTTCCGGTCGGAAAAGAGATAGTCGGACGTGTTGTCAACGCATTGGGAGAGCCCATCGACGGAAAAGGCCCCATCGAAGCGAAAGAGTTCCGTTTCGTCGAAGAGAAAGCACCTGGAATCATGGCACGTAAATCTGTGCATGAGCCGCTTCAGACAGGTATCAAGGCGATCGATGCCCTCGTCCCGATCGGACGTGGACAGCGGGAGCTCATCATCGGTGACAGACAAACCGGTAAAACTACCGTCGCAATCGACGCAATCATCAACCAGAAGGGTCAGGATGTTACGTGTATCTATGTTGCGGTCGGCCAGAAGCAGTCTACAGTCGCTTCTATCGTCCGCAAGCTCGAAGAGCACGGCGCCATGGAGTATACCATCGTCGTAAACGCCGGTGCTTCCGAGTCTGCAGCGCTGCAGTTCCTCGCACCGTATGCGGGTGTTACGATGGGAGAGTACTTCCGTGACAACGGACAGCATGCACTTATAATCTACGATGACCTGAGTAAACACGCGGTCGCATACAGGGAGATGTCTCTGATTCTCAGAAGACCTCCGGGCCGTGAAGCATTCCCCGGTGACGTATTCTACCTGCACTCCAGACTGCTTGAGCGCGCAGCCAAGTTGAGCGACGAACTGGGTGCGGGATCTCTGACGGCTCTGCCTATCATCGAAACACAGGCCGGAGACGTTTCAGCATATATTCCGACGAATGTCATCTCCATTACCGACGGACAGATATTTCTCGAAACAAACCTTTTCAACTCCGGTATCAGACCTGCGATCAACGTCGGTATATCCGTATCGAGGGTCGGCGGTGCCGCCCAGATAAAAGCTACCAAGCAGGTTTCCGGTACACTCCGTCTCGACCTTGCGCAGTATCGTGAACTTGAAGCGTTCGCACAGTTTGCAAGTGACCTGGACGAAGCTACAAGAGCACAGCTCGAGCGCGGGGCGAGAATGGTCGAAGTTCTCAAGCAGCCTCCCTATTCGCCGCTGCCGATCGAAAAGCAGGTACTTATTATTTATGCGGGAGCGAACGGATACCTGGATGATATCCCGGTCAGTGCCGTTACCAAGTTCGAAGCGGAGCTCTATCCCTTCGTAGAGGCTAACCATCCGGAAGTTCTGGCTCAAATCAGAGAGAAGAAGAAGATCGACGAAGAGACCGAAGAGCTGATGAAGAAAGCGCTGGAAGAATTCAAAACTTCGTTCAGCGCGTAAGCGTTAAGGATCAACGATGGCAAACTTAAAAGAGATCAAGCTTCAGATTTCGAGTGTCAAGGGTACGCAGAAGACAACCCGCGCTATGAAGCTTGTTTCACAGGCGAAACTGAAAAGAGCGGAAGAGCTTGCAAAGCGCTCACGTGTCTATGCAGAAAAACTCGATGAACTTGTCAGTGAAATAGCCTATGAGATCAACCAGAACAAGGTCGGCGGCAGCGAGAGCCGTTTCGTACAGGCAGATCTGGCCGTCAGTACGGTGGATATCGTATGTATCACTGCCGATAAGGGACTTTGCGGCGGTTTCAACGTCGCCACACTCAAGACGACTCTAGGACTGATCCGCGAGTACAAGGAGAAGAAGGCGGCGGTGCGCCTACGCGTCGTGGGAAGGAAAGCTATTGATTTCCTGAAGTACAACGGTGTCGAAATGAAGGATGAAGTTATCGGGCTCAGCGCATCTCCGGACTATAAAAAGGCGGCCGACTTCATCGATGAGTCGATGAACGATTTTGCCGACGGAAAGACGGACAGGGTAATCCTAGTTTACAACGGTTTCAAAAATATGCTGACACAGGAGCAGCGTGTACTTCAGCTTCTTCCGGTAGATATATCGACCGTAGAACCGAGAGAGCTGAAGTCGAGCATCGAATATGAGCCCGAGGGCCATGAAGAGTTGCTCAACGCGCTTCTGCAGAAGTATGTTCAGTACAGCATGTACTACGGCCTTCTGGATTCACTTGCCGCAGAGCACAGTGCACGAATGCAGGCTATGGACAATGCAACTAAGAACGCATCGGAAAGAGTTAACGAGCTTACGATACAGTACAACAAAGCACGTCAGGAATCTATTACAACTGAGCTGATCGAGATCATCAGCGGTATGGAAGCATTGAAATAAAAGAAGGAGAAGGAATGACAGGTAAAATTGCACAGGTCATCGGTCCGGTCGTAGATGTCGACTTCGAAGACTATCTGCCGGCGATTAACGAAGCACTTGAAGTCAAGCATGTACTCGAGGGGAAAGAGACGAGATTGGTACTGGAGGTCGCCAGCCACGTAGGTGACAACAGGGTACGTACTATCGCCATGGATATGAGTGAGGGGCTTGTTCGCGGTATGGAAGTTACAGCGACGGGTGCTCCTATCAAGGTACCGGTCGGCGAAGAGGTCCTGGGTCGAATCTTCAACGTTGTAGGCGAGACTATCGACGAAGGTGAAGAACTCAAGGCCAAAACCTACTGGAGCATCCACAGAGATCCTCCCGCTTTCGAAGATCAGAGTACGAAAACAGAGATTTTCGAAACGGGGATCAAGGTTGTCGACCTGCTGGCTCCCTATGCAAAAGGCGGTAAGGTCGGTCTCTTCGGCGGTGCCGGTGTCGGTAAGACGGTCATTATCATGGAGCTTATCCACAACGTTGCGTTCAAACACAGCGGGTACTCCGTTTTTGCGGGTGTCGGTGAGAGGACCCGTGAAGGTAACGACCTCTACAACGAGATGAAAGAGTCAAACGTTCTCGACAAGGTCGCACTCTGCTACGGCCAGATGAGTGAGCCTCCGGGAGCACGTAACAGAATCGCTCTTACAGGTCTTACAATGGCCGAGTATTTCCGCGACGAGATGGGTCTGGACGTTCTTATGTTCATCGACAACATCTTCAGGTACGCACAGGCCGGTTCGGAGATGTCGGCACTTCTGGGACGAATCCCTTCCGCCGTCGGTTACCAGCCTACTCTTGCAAGGGAGATGGGTGTTCTACAGGAGCGTATTACATCTACCAACAAGGGTTCAATCACATCGGTACAGGCTGTCTACGTACCTGCAGACGACCTTACCGACCCCGCTCCTGCATCTGTTTTCGCGCACCTTGATGCGACTACGGTTCTCAACCGTAAAATTGCGGAAAAAGGTATCTATCCTGCGGTCGACCCGCTCGACTCTACCAGTAGAATGCTCGACCCCGCAATCATCGGTGAAGAGCACTACAACGTCGCCCGCGGCGTACAGAGCGTTCTCCAGAAGTACAAGGATCTTCAGGATATCATCGCGATCCTCGGTATGGACGAGCTCTCCGAAGAGGACAAGAAGACAGTCGAGCGTGCACGTAAAATCGAGAGATTCCTCTCTCAACCCTTCTTCGTTGCCGAGGTGTTTACGGGATCACCCGGAAAATATGTTACTCTCGAAGAGACTATCGAGGGCTTCAAAGGTCTGCTTGACGGAACCTACGACGATCTTCCGGAGGCGGCCTTCTATATGGTCGGAAGTATCGAAGAGGCGAAAGAGAAAGCTGAAAAACTCAAAGCCAAAGCATCTTGACGGGTTTTCACCTGTCAAGCTAGCTAGCTATCCTAGATAAAGGATACATATATGGATACAATGAAACTTGAAATCGTAACACCGACCGGACCGATATTCTCAGGTGAGGTGAAGTCGGCCACATTTCCCGGGGCCGAGGGAGAGTTCGGGGTACTTCCTGAGCACGCCTCTCTCGTCTCTCTGCTCGAGGCCGGTGTTATCGAAATAGAGAAGAGTGACGGAACCAGGGAGTCTATTGTTATCGACTCCGGTTATGTCAAAGTCGATGAAGAGAAGACACTCGTAGTCGTAGAAGGTGCCGTACCGATCATCGGTGAAACCGAAAGCGAAATCGCTAAAGCGATAGCCGAAGCAAAAGAGCTGGTTGAAAAAGCGGGCAACTCCGACTTCGCAATCGCGAATGTCGAAGCGAAAGTGGAAGCTGCCGCCAAGACCAGATTCTAAGCCATGTTCGAGATTGTAGCAGGTTATCTCGACCGTAGCAGCCCGATCACTGTTATAGTTCTTGGACTGCTCTCCTTCTATCTCTTTGTTACCGTCTGGATCTTCGTATACAGATATCTCTCACTTGCGAGATGGCTCTCGAAAGAGAGCGACTCGCTGGAGCAGATGCATATGGGGTCCGCAACTGTCTCACCGCAATCGATTCTAAAAAGCTGTCTCAAAAAGAGCCTGACTCCTAACAACCGCCTTTTGCAGATGTGTGAATATGCCGCGACTAAAGAGGCTACTAAGGGACTTACCGCACTCTCCCTCATTGCAAGTACATCCCCTTTCATAGGACTTTTTGGTACCGTCATCTCGATTCTGGAAGCGTTCGCGGGACTCGGTACACAAAAAAGCGCTACACTCAGTGTAGTCGCCCCGGCGATCAGCGAAGCTCTGGTTGCGACTGCCGCCGGTATATTCGTCGCCATATTCGCGTACAGCTTCCATCTTCTTCTGAAGAGAAAAGCGTATGAATTGACAACAACCATAGCTATGCAGTCGGATCTGCTGCTCTCCGGCAAGGGCGGAAAATAGTCCATGCAGTACCAGTGGGATGAGAATCCTGATCTCAACATAACGCCTCTGGTCGACATTATGCTGGTTCTTATGGCCATATTGATGGTTACGGCTCCCACAATAATATATCAGGAGAAGATAACTCTTCCGAAAGGGAGCAAGACGCAGACGCTGCAGAAGGTCAAATCTCTGGAGATAAGAATGGACAGAGACGGTGTTATCTACTTCTTGAAAGATAGGTACAAAAAGATCTCTTTTCCGGACAGCTTCATGCTCAAAACAGAAAATATCGATAAAAACATCC
It encodes the following:
- a CDS encoding chromosome (plasmid) partitioning protein ParB — its product is MGKKSKNKSLGRGLGAILGEVAEAYENEFKSGSDRQESVVEIPLSEILPNPYQPRKHFDEDAIRELAESIKRHGLLQPVVVIEQNGEYVLIAGERRVRASRAAGLETIRAIVADIDRSRFRELALIENIQREALNPIELARSYKELIEEYGITQEELARTIHKSRAQITNTLRLLQLDDYVLEKLASGQISQGHAKVLVGLDEKNQRIVCDTVTGQKLSVRETEQLVSNLKREPERRDRKQNQAPAENFDLTPYADIIKEHIPFKVKVKKGRVEIELKDEGDLKSFLKRFSK
- a CDS encoding ATP synthase F0 sector subunit b'; amino-acid sequence: MLDIVPSLMLVVAVVFLVLLILLNSWLYQPLLAFIDERDKSIRKDLENASSTGSEVEELKAKTEAIITEAKNEAAALRARTVEESKLLAMSKIEAKKEELEKRYQGFLDDLKKEEEQLKSELLSQLPLFKESLKAKFSQI
- a CDS encoding ATP synthase F0 sector subunit b, producing the protein MRKILLTAALFLPAMLFASEAEVSSGGTDFIPRLVNFIIFVAILYYFAAEPIKNFFKGRTADIASRLEEVQNRLKATKKAKEDALAEYEAAQATAEEIIEAAKKESQLLAKKLDEQLHNELENLEKLQEEKMEVEKRQMVRKTVSEVLSELFESDAIGMDEKKFVNLIMKKVA
- a CDS encoding ATP synthase delta chain, producing MEMLVAKRYVKALMEAVGDKKVSATTKSLEKIAKAFEDKKFAELMISPEVKKSQKEELVLAIAGEKCDPKIANFIRVLNLHGRLGLIPEVVNLLQKELQRRSNRYEGVVESSTRLEKKLLGELEKSLSKYVNATVVLRQVKAEGEGIKVVIEDLGLEASFSKERVASDMINHILKAL
- a CDS encoding ATP synthase alpha chain is translated as MSKLQADEISSIIKERIENFELSVDIDETGKVVSIADGIAQVFGLNNVMAGEMVEFENGERGIVLNLEEASVGVVILGKGLGVREGMSVKRLGQLLKVPVGKEIVGRVVNALGEPIDGKGPIEAKEFRFVEEKAPGIMARKSVHEPLQTGIKAIDALVPIGRGQRELIIGDRQTGKTTVAIDAIINQKGQDVTCIYVAVGQKQSTVASIVRKLEEHGAMEYTIVVNAGASESAALQFLAPYAGVTMGEYFRDNGQHALIIYDDLSKHAVAYREMSLILRRPPGREAFPGDVFYLHSRLLERAAKLSDELGAGSLTALPIIETQAGDVSAYIPTNVISITDGQIFLETNLFNSGIRPAINVGISVSRVGGAAQIKATKQVSGTLRLDLAQYRELEAFAQFASDLDEATRAQLERGARMVEVLKQPPYSPLPIEKQVLIIYAGANGYLDDIPVSAVTKFEAELYPFVEANHPEVLAQIREKKKIDEETEELMKKALEEFKTSFSA
- a CDS encoding ATP synthase gamma chain: MANLKEIKLQISSVKGTQKTTRAMKLVSQAKLKRAEELAKRSRVYAEKLDELVSEIAYEINQNKVGGSESRFVQADLAVSTVDIVCITADKGLCGGFNVATLKTTLGLIREYKEKKAAVRLRVVGRKAIDFLKYNGVEMKDEVIGLSASPDYKKAADFIDESMNDFADGKTDRVILVYNGFKNMLTQEQRVLQLLPVDISTVEPRELKSSIEYEPEGHEELLNALLQKYVQYSMYYGLLDSLAAEHSARMQAMDNATKNASERVNELTIQYNKARQESITTELIEIISGMEALK
- a CDS encoding ATP synthase beta chain, which encodes MTGKIAQVIGPVVDVDFEDYLPAINEALEVKHVLEGKETRLVLEVASHVGDNRVRTIAMDMSEGLVRGMEVTATGAPIKVPVGEEVLGRIFNVVGETIDEGEELKAKTYWSIHRDPPAFEDQSTKTEIFETGIKVVDLLAPYAKGGKVGLFGGAGVGKTVIIMELIHNVAFKHSGYSVFAGVGERTREGNDLYNEMKESNVLDKVALCYGQMSEPPGARNRIALTGLTMAEYFRDEMGLDVLMFIDNIFRYAQAGSEMSALLGRIPSAVGYQPTLAREMGVLQERITSTNKGSITSVQAVYVPADDLTDPAPASVFAHLDATTVLNRKIAEKGIYPAVDPLDSTSRMLDPAIIGEEHYNVARGVQSVLQKYKDLQDIIAILGMDELSEEDKKTVERARKIERFLSQPFFVAEVFTGSPGKYVTLEETIEGFKGLLDGTYDDLPEAAFYMVGSIEEAKEKAEKLKAKAS
- a CDS encoding ATP synthase epsilon chain, which encodes MDTMKLEIVTPTGPIFSGEVKSATFPGAEGEFGVLPEHASLVSLLEAGVIEIEKSDGTRESIVIDSGYVKVDEEKTLVVVEGAVPIIGETESEIAKAIAEAKELVEKAGNSDFAIANVEAKVEAAAKTRF
- a CDS encoding MotA/TolQ/ExbB proton channel family protein, which translates into the protein MFEIVAGYLDRSSPITVIVLGLLSFYLFVTVWIFVYRYLSLARWLSKESDSLEQMHMGSATVSPQSILKSCLKKSLTPNNRLLQMCEYAATKEATKGLTALSLIASTSPFIGLFGTVISILEAFAGLGTQKSATLSVVAPAISEALVATAAGIFVAIFAYSFHLLLKRKAYELTTTIAMQSDLLLSGKGGK
- a CDS encoding biopolymer transport protein ExbD/TolR; translated protein: MQYQWDENPDLNITPLVDIMLVLMAILMVTAPTIIYQEKITLPKGSKTQTLQKVKSLEIRMDRDGVIYFLKDRYKKISFPDSFMLKTENIDKNIPVYIRADRMLRYNDVMFLLKTVKEAGFSKVSLVTDG